A region of Rhinoraja longicauda isolate Sanriku21f chromosome 1, sRhiLon1.1, whole genome shotgun sequence DNA encodes the following proteins:
- the LOC144600716 gene encoding interleukin-8-like, which translates to MNCGATVAILLLFGYCATFSQVVPVDEDEDARCRCPAYEKAKINGGSITQIDIFPSGARCPKTEIIAWFNPGCNPEQVCVERTAPWLKTFIEKLLANTK; encoded by the exons ATGAACTGTGGTGCCACAGTCGCAATTCTGCTGCTGTTTGGATATTGTGCGACTTTCTCTCAGG TTGTTCCTGTAGATGAAGATGAGGATGCACGATGTCGGTGTCCTGCCTATGAAAAGGCCAAGATAAATGGGGGTTCCATAACACAAATTGATATATTTCCCAGTGGTGCACGTTGCCCAAAAACAGAAATCAT AGCATGGTTTAATCCAGGATGCAATCCAGAGCAAGTCTGTGTGGAGAGGACAGCTCCTTGGCTAAAGACATTCATTGAAAAGTTATTGGCAAATACAAAGTAA